The following coding sequences lie in one Panicum virgatum strain AP13 chromosome 6N, P.virgatum_v5, whole genome shotgun sequence genomic window:
- the LOC120678170 gene encoding uncharacterized protein LOC120678170, with protein MAFDALSSGSSSSDDDSSVIAPQPAPASVVQRINIRQHVLVLLDLPSGNYGQWCCLFQSVLGKFGLDDFVCSMPPIAECTAEWRQIDQTLVNWIYTTVNKSVFDIGLFLDNELHRAVYLEAELRSTIQGDSTIDEYCTSLKRTADKIRDIGQPISKSSQVLNLLHRLNPKYRHVKPVITSKRLPHTFQSARSFLALEELQMAHEDKLEAG; from the exons ATGGCGTTCGACGCGCTCtcctccggctcctcctcctctgacgATGACTCCTCCGTCATCGCCCCTCAACCTGCTCCGGCTAGCGTTGTGCAGCGGATCAACATCCGCCAACACGTCCTGGTTCTCCTCGACCTCCCGTCCGGCAACTACGGCCAATGGTGCTGTCTGTTCCAGTCCGTCCTTGGCAAGTTCGGCCTCGACGACTTCGTGTGCTCCATGCCTCCCATCGCCGAGTGCACCGCTGAGTGGCGGCAGATCGACCAGACGCTCGTCAACTGGATCTACACCACCGTGAACAAGAGCGTCTTCGACATC GGCCTCTTCCTCGACAACGAGCTGCACCGCGCCGTCTACCTTGAGGCCGAACTCCGCTCCACCATCCAGGGCGACTCCACGATCGATGAGTACTGCACCTCCCTCAAGCGTACCGCCGACAAAATCCGCGACATCGGCCAGCCCATCTCCAaatccagccaagtgctgaacctCCTGCACCGGCTCAATCCAAAGTACCGCCACGTCAAGCCTGTCATCACCTCCAAGCGTCTGCCGCACACCTTCCAGAGTGCGCGCTCTTTCCTCGCGCTTGAAGAACTGCAGATGGCTCACGAGGACAAACTGGAGGCCGGCTAG
- the LOC120677498 gene encoding uncharacterized protein LOC120677498 — translation MAMAVVRALHLAPRTSPSPRTRSPPVAAATPAHSSTNSRAPRPRRHPGQLGLVQAWPMPFRGPAAGVLGPRPPFSQRQAMVAQHQPATPSYQFTAPPLPSATQDAGAQPWDIKALYTSLGSAGIATTPPSACEWFLDTGASAHMTSNAGSLNVGSEGRCSSAGDLYPLWLAPHQSLLGPRHGTCFGGSLALSPWTPRITCSSAGPLCFPV, via the exons ATGGCCATGGCGGTGGTTCGGGCTCTGCACCTCGCCCCAAGAACAAGTCCAAGCCCAAGAACAAGAAGCCCTCCAGTGGCGGCGGCCACGCCGGCGCACAGCAGCACCAACAGCCGCGCCCCACGTCCCCGGCGACACCCTGGGCAGCTGGGTCTCGTGCAAGCATGGCCGATGCCTTTCCGTGGTCCGGCTGCTGGAGTTCTGGGTCCCCGACCTCCATTTTCCCAGCGGCAGGCCATGGTGGCGCAACACCAGCCCGCGACGCCCTCGTACCAGTTCACGGCGCCACCTCTGCCCTCGGCGACCCAGGACGCCGGCGCCCAACCTTGGGACATCAAGGCGCTCTACACTTCTCTCGGCTCCGCTGGCATCGCCACCACCCCGCCGAGCGCCTGCGAGTGGTTCCTCGACACCGGCGCGAGTGCCCACATGACCTCCAATGCTG GATCCTTGAACGTAGGCAGTGAAGGCCGATGTAGCAGCGCCGGCGACCTCTACCCACTCTGGCTTGCACCACATCAGTCCCTCCTCGGCCCTCGCCACGGCACCTGCTTCGGTGGATCTCTGGCACTGTCGCCTTGGACACCCCGGATCACATGTTCTTCAGCAGGTCCTTTGTGCTTTCCAGTTTAA